One genomic window of Manihot esculenta cultivar AM560-2 chromosome 16, M.esculenta_v8, whole genome shotgun sequence includes the following:
- the LOC110603935 gene encoding glycine-rich cell wall structural protein 1.0 encodes MSAAKFSYVIFLVFSIFSAWNGVGSGRDVEDESSYGGPNGGNSDHDYIDDYCYRNWRSCGSFFGKGGGGFGNQRERGGLGSGGVGEGIGQAAGGVGGGGGGGGGGGEAGDGYGHGEGYGAGAGAGLGGNGGGGGGGEGGGSGDGIGGGSGHGSGHGAGGGIGGGDNAGIGGGGGGGGGEGGGGGNAGSGEGFGHGSGFGVGAGVGGAGGGGGGGGGSGGGSGSASNGGYGHGSGFGAGGGVGGNKGGGGGGGGGGGGGGGGSGGGGGGGGGGGGGGYGGAGYGRGYGGGFGTGSFGGGGGGGGGGGGGGGGGGGGEGYGHGEGGGGGGGGVGEGYGHGEGGGGGFGAGSGENGEGAGISGGRGHNGIGMGFGMGIGFGFGLGNDAATGNSDHP; translated from the exons ATGTCTGCTGCTAAATTCTCGTACGTGATTTTTCTTGTTTTTAGCATTTTTAGTGCTTGGAATGGAGTTGGAAGTGGAAGGGACGTAGAAGATGAGAGCAGCTATGGAGGTCCAAATGGGGGGAACTCTGATCATGATTATATTGACGACTATTGCTATCGGAATTGGCGAAGCTGTGGAAGTTTTTTTGGAAAAGGTGGCGGAGGTTTTGGTAACCAACGTGAAAGAGGTGGTCTTGGCAGTGGTGGAGTCGGTGAAGGTATAGGACAAGCAGCTGGAGGAGTAGGaggaggtggtggaggtggtggtggtggtggagaagCAGGTGATGGGTATGGACATGGTGAAGGCTATGGAGCTGGAGCTGGAGCTGGTTTAGGAGGTAAtggaggtggtggaggtggtggagAAGGGGGTGGTAGTGGAGATGGGATTGGTGGAGGGTCTGGTCATGGTAGTGGACATGGGGCTGGAGGAGGTATTGGAGGGGGAGATAATGCTGGtattggtggtggtggaggaggaggaggtggggAAGGTGGCGGAGGTGGCAATGCAGGTTCTGGTGAAGGGTTTGGTCATGGGAGCGGCTTTGGTGTTGGAGCTGGCGTAGGTGGTGCTGGAGGAGGTGGGGGTGGTGGGGGCGGCAGTGGAGGAGGTAGTGGAAGTGCTTCCAATGGAGGGTATGGTCATGGTAGCGGTTTCGGCGCAGGTGGTGGTGTAGGTGGTAATAAAGGCGGAGGAGGTGGGGGAGGAGGCGGAGGCGGAGGCGGAGGTG GTGGTAGTGGAGGAggagggggagggggagggggaggggGAGGTGGTGGTTATGGTGGAGCAGGGTATGGCAGAGGCTATGGTGGAGGTTTCGGGACAGGCAGTTtcggtggaggaggaggaggcggagggggtggaggtggaggtggaggtgggggtgggGGTGGTGAAGGATATGGACATGGAGAAGGcggaggtggaggtggaggtggggttGGTGAAGGATATGGACATGGAGAAGGCGGAGGTGGAGGTTTTGGGGCAGGCAGCGGCGAGAATGGTGAAGGTGCAGGTATAAGCGGTGGGAGAGGTCACAATGGAATTGGGATGGGATTTGGAATGGGGATTGGGTTTGGTTTTGGTTTAGGAAATGATGCTGCTACTGGGAATAGCGACCATCCTTAG